The sequence TGAGGACTATGGTTGACCTGACtgactctttctttctctttctttctctctctctcttttccccccacccccgccagaaTCTGCAGTTGTCCTTGATCTGTTGATGTCCCTCCCCAGCCATTTGCAGAGTTTGAACTGCCCAGAGCTGTGGAAACACATGAACGAGACCTATCGGTGGCTGAACAACACGAGCTCAGGATGGCATGGACAGAGtcccctggaacatgggcatTGTCCTCGGCTGCTCGTGGGTCTGGGTCCTAATCCCCACTCTCCACAGAGACCCAGGATTCCTCTGACTGACCAACCCCAGGACCCAGGCACCAGCAACCAGCCGTGTCTGTCCGTTCAATCCCTCCCTGCTGCCCAGACTGACCAATCAGAGCATCCACACATACCTCCGTCGATCCAGTCACAACCTGAAGCCAAGGATGGTCTGGAATCCGATGGGCCT comes from Scyliorhinus canicula chromosome 29, sScyCan1.1, whole genome shotgun sequence and encodes:
- the LOC119958361 gene encoding snRNA-activating protein complex subunit 2-like, translating into MRSSPFPQLSPFESAVVLDLLMSLPSHLQSLNCPELWKHMNETYRWLNNTSSGWHGQSPLEHGHCPRLLVGLGPNPHSPQRPRIPLTDQPQDPGTSNQPCLSVQSLPAAQTDQSEHPHIPPSIQSQPEAKDGLESDGPRPCPLNPFQLPITLLVRGETVTSPQDHTTDPCQRNANSSYPPGSPADPCPNSIDPCPVPEGFTVTPDLLPRALR